A region of Rhodoferax potami DNA encodes the following proteins:
- a CDS encoding antibiotic biosynthesis monooxygenase family protein, with amino-acid sequence MDIANTPPAPYYAVIFTSLRTAVDEGYGDMAEKMVALAAQQPGFLGVESARDGLGITVSYWKDLESIRAWKAHAEHQVAQQLGHEKWYAAFKTRIAKVERDYAL; translated from the coding sequence CTGGACATTGCCAACACCCCACCGGCGCCGTACTACGCCGTCATCTTCACCAGCCTGCGCACCGCTGTCGATGAGGGCTATGGCGACATGGCCGAAAAGATGGTGGCGCTCGCCGCGCAACAGCCCGGTTTTCTGGGCGTGGAATCTGCGCGCGACGGGCTAGGCATTACCGTGTCGTACTGGAAAGATCTCGAGTCCATCCGCGCCTGGAAGGCCCATGCCGAGCACCAGGTTGCCCAGCAACTGGGCCACGAAAAGTGGTACGCGGCCTTCAAGACCCGTATTGCCAAAGTGGAGCGGGACTACGCTCTCTAA
- a CDS encoding UvrD-helicase domain-containing protein yields the protein MHSFAAAGSTPPPLLHNLNPEQLAAVTLPAEHALILAGAGSGKTRVLTTRIAWLLQNGYVSPGGILAVTFTNKAAKEMKTRLSAILPVNVSSMWIGTFHGLCNRFLRAHYKNAGLPQAFQILDTQDQLSALKRLCKQYNMDTERFPPKQLGWFIGNCKEEGLRPKDVVASDPDTRKKIEVYQLYEDQCQREGVVDFGELMLRSYELLRDNAPIREHYQRRFRHILIDEFQDTNKLQYAWIKMIAGVGQGGSDGGSVLAVGDDDQSIYAFRGARVGNMTDFVREFAVRQQIKLEQNYRSYSNILDSANALISHNSRRLGKNLRTEQGAGEPVRVYEAPSDFAEAQWMVDEMKQLIRDDVPRSEIAVLYRSNAQSRVIETGLFNAGIPYRVYGGLRFFERAEIKHALAYLRLLENPNDDTSFLRVVNFPARGIGARSIEQLQDLARATGCSLHDAVSTLTGRPGAVIAGFVAKLDVMREQTADLNLKDIIKLMLEHSGLLEHYRNEREGEDRVENLDELVNAAESFVMQEGFGREAPGMAPLVSSPEALLSQSPASQGLSGDALETAPDEFGDTGETLSPLQAFLTHAALEAGDNMAAAGQDAIQLMTVHSSKGLEFDCVFITGMEEGLFPHENSMSDHDGLEEERRLAYVAITRARKRLYLSHSQTRMLHGQTRFNLKSRFFDELPEECLKYLTPKQQAMPAGGGLGGGFGGGSYGGGSGNSWGGGGYATNSGAARAYPTGAGSTFGSYSAPQKEVVRKEEPTGLRKGQKVFHAKFGEGTVLTLEGAGDDARAQINFPRHGTKWLALSVAKLTPVP from the coding sequence ATGCATTCTTTCGCCGCCGCTGGCTCCACACCCCCCCCCTTGTTACACAACCTGAACCCTGAGCAGCTGGCCGCTGTCACGCTGCCCGCCGAGCACGCGCTCATTCTGGCGGGGGCGGGGTCCGGCAAAACGCGGGTGCTGACCACGCGCATCGCTTGGCTATTGCAGAACGGCTACGTCTCGCCTGGCGGCATTTTGGCGGTCACTTTTACCAACAAGGCGGCCAAGGAGATGAAGACACGTCTTTCCGCCATATTGCCAGTGAATGTGAGCAGCATGTGGATTGGTACCTTCCACGGCCTGTGCAACCGGTTTTTGCGCGCGCATTACAAAAACGCTGGCCTTCCCCAGGCCTTCCAGATACTGGATACGCAGGACCAGCTCAGCGCCCTCAAGCGGCTGTGCAAGCAGTACAACATGGACACCGAGCGCTTTCCGCCCAAGCAGTTGGGCTGGTTTATCGGTAACTGCAAGGAAGAGGGCCTGCGCCCCAAGGACGTGGTGGCCAGCGACCCGGACACCCGCAAGAAAATTGAGGTCTACCAGCTCTACGAAGACCAGTGCCAGCGTGAAGGCGTGGTGGACTTCGGCGAGCTGATGCTGCGCTCCTATGAGCTACTGCGCGACAACGCACCCATCCGCGAGCACTACCAGCGGCGCTTCCGCCACATCCTGATCGACGAGTTTCAGGACACCAACAAGCTGCAATACGCCTGGATCAAGATGATCGCCGGCGTGGGGCAGGGCGGCAGTGACGGTGGCTCGGTGCTGGCGGTAGGCGATGACGACCAGAGCATTTACGCCTTCCGCGGCGCGCGAGTAGGCAACATGACCGACTTTGTGCGCGAGTTTGCGGTGCGCCAGCAGATCAAGCTGGAGCAGAACTACCGCAGCTACAGCAACATTCTGGACAGCGCCAACGCGCTCATCAGCCACAATAGCCGCCGTCTGGGCAAAAACCTTCGCACTGAGCAGGGCGCCGGCGAGCCGGTACGGGTGTATGAAGCGCCCAGCGACTTTGCCGAGGCGCAGTGGATGGTGGACGAGATGAAGCAGCTCATCCGCGACGATGTGCCGCGCTCCGAAATTGCTGTGCTCTACCGCAGCAACGCGCAAAGCCGGGTGATTGAAACCGGGTTGTTTAACGCCGGTATCCCTTACCGCGTGTATGGCGGCCTGCGCTTCTTCGAGCGGGCGGAAATCAAGCACGCGCTGGCGTACCTGCGCCTACTAGAGAATCCCAACGACGACACCAGCTTTCTGCGGGTGGTGAACTTCCCGGCGCGCGGCATCGGAGCGCGCAGCATCGAGCAGTTGCAAGACCTGGCCCGCGCCACCGGCTGCTCACTGCACGACGCGGTCAGCACACTCACAGGCCGCCCCGGCGCCGTGATTGCCGGCTTTGTGGCCAAGCTCGACGTTATGCGCGAGCAGACCGCCGACCTGAACCTCAAAGACATCATCAAGCTCATGCTTGAGCACAGCGGCCTGCTGGAGCACTACCGCAATGAGCGTGAAGGCGAAGACCGCGTCGAGAACTTGGACGAACTGGTCAACGCCGCTGAAAGTTTTGTCATGCAAGAAGGCTTCGGCCGCGAAGCCCCCGGCATGGCGCCGCTGGTCAGCAGCCCCGAAGCTTTGTTGAGCCAGAGCCCGGCCAGCCAGGGCTTGAGTGGTGATGCGCTGGAAACTGCACCCGATGAATTTGGCGACACCGGCGAAACCCTCTCACCCCTGCAAGCTTTCTTGACCCACGCCGCGCTCGAAGCGGGAGACAACATGGCCGCTGCAGGGCAGGACGCCATCCAACTTATGACCGTGCACTCCAGCAAGGGCTTGGAGTTCGACTGCGTTTTCATCACCGGCATGGAAGAGGGCTTGTTCCCCCACGAGAACTCCATGAGCGACCACGACGGTCTGGAGGAGGAGCGCCGCCTGGCCTACGTTGCCATCACCCGCGCGCGCAAGCGGCTGTACCTTAGCCATTCGCAAACCCGGATGCTGCACGGGCAGACGCGCTTCAACCTCAAGAGCCGCTTTTTTGACGAGCTGCCCGAGGAATGCCTGAAGTACCTCACACCCAAGCAGCAGGCGATGCCCGCAGGTGGTGGTTTGGGCGGAGGCTTCGGCGGTGGAAGCTATGGCGGCGGCTCCGGCAACAGCTGGGGTGGCGGAGGCTATGCTACAAATTCAGGAGCTGCTCGCGCATACCCCACAGGCGCTGGAAGCACATTTGGCTCGTATTCGGCCCCGCAGAAGGAAGTGGTGCGCAAAGAAGAGCCCACCGGCCTGCGCAAGGGGCAAAAGGTGTTCCATGCCAAGTTCGGCGAGGGCACCGTGCTCACTCTGGAGGGTGCTGGCGACGACGCGCGTGCGCAGATCAATTTCCCCCGCCACGGCACCAAGTGGCTGGCCCTGAGCGTGGCCAAACTCACACCGGTACCTTGA
- a CDS encoding PhoX family protein, translating to MTDNTRSSSDIFNNEDSNTTANPHIDQIMSARLNRRGLLLGGMGAAATSLFGAGALTGCATASTSAGAATGMAAPLSSLGFTAVGKSLADKVVVPAGYDVQVIYALGDPLKASTPAFKNDGTDTDWDNRAGDHHDGMEYFGLDANGKPSANGISRGLLAVNHEATTDQKLSSFFIHANGGASTLPRPAAEVEKELSIHGLSVVEVEAKAGQWSYKQASNYNRRITPTTEVIISGPAKGSEHLVTKFSPDATRARGTLNNCGTGKTPWGTFVSGEENWFGYFHRDAKDDDRRGKKDKSVTGLVRYGRPAGAASRHGWESAGADDKFVRWNNGALAANARADYRNEMNTFGFVVEMDAYDGQQLVRKRTGLGRFAHESVSFAKAVAGQPIVAYMGDDSRGEYMYKFVSAAKWDAADANASNRIAVGDKYLDKGTLFVASFKDDGTGTWIELSMNNPIVAANPDFEFKSDADVAIFTRLAADAVSATKMDRPEWGGINPRTGDFYMTLTNNSNRTVDGDMGADAANPRVYSDMKNGKESKGNVNGHIIRVAQANPADTAFKWDIYLFASEADADKTKVNLSNLTDENDMSAPDGLAFSPATGLCWIQTDDSAYTDKTNCMLLAGIPGKVGDGGKKSLSYKRPDGSEKRVDTYMGKSQSPDILKRFLVGPVDCEITGLCETPDGKALFINIQHPGENTPMAEVGNPAKYTSQWPANAGYGAGKRPRSATIVITKKDGGVIGS from the coding sequence ATGACCGACAACACCCGCTCCTCCAGCGACATTTTCAACAACGAAGACTCCAACACCACCGCAAACCCGCATATCGACCAGATCATGTCGGCCCGCCTGAACCGCCGCGGCCTGCTGCTGGGCGGCATGGGCGCAGCAGCCACCTCGCTCTTTGGTGCTGGCGCGCTCACCGGATGCGCAACCGCATCCACCAGTGCTGGCGCTGCGACCGGCATGGCGGCACCGCTCTCCTCGTTGGGTTTCACGGCTGTTGGCAAGAGCTTGGCTGACAAGGTGGTGGTGCCTGCAGGCTACGACGTGCAGGTCATTTATGCACTGGGTGACCCACTCAAGGCCAGCACTCCTGCCTTCAAGAACGACGGCACCGACACCGACTGGGACAACCGCGCTGGCGACCACCACGACGGCATGGAGTACTTTGGTTTGGATGCTAACGGCAAGCCTTCTGCCAACGGCATCAGCCGCGGCCTGTTGGCGGTGAACCACGAAGCCACCACGGACCAGAAACTAAGCTCCTTCTTCATTCACGCCAACGGCGGCGCAAGCACCCTGCCCCGCCCCGCCGCGGAAGTGGAAAAAGAACTGTCCATCCATGGCCTGTCGGTCGTGGAAGTTGAAGCCAAAGCCGGCCAGTGGAGCTACAAGCAAGCTTCCAACTACAACCGCCGCATCACCCCCACCACCGAAGTCATCATCAGCGGCCCCGCCAAAGGCAGCGAGCACCTGGTGACCAAATTCAGCCCCGACGCTACCCGCGCTCGTGGCACCCTGAACAACTGCGGTACCGGTAAGACACCTTGGGGCACCTTTGTGTCCGGCGAAGAAAACTGGTTCGGCTACTTCCACCGCGATGCCAAGGACGATGACCGCCGCGGCAAAAAGGACAAGTCAGTCACTGGCTTGGTGCGCTACGGCCGCCCTGCCGGTGCTGCCAGCCGCCATGGCTGGGAGAGCGCAGGCGCTGACGACAAGTTTGTGCGCTGGAACAACGGCGCGTTGGCCGCCAACGCCAGAGCCGACTACCGCAACGAAATGAACACTTTCGGTTTCGTGGTGGAAATGGACGCCTACGATGGCCAGCAATTGGTGCGCAAGCGCACTGGCTTGGGCCGATTCGCCCACGAAAGCGTGAGCTTTGCCAAGGCCGTGGCCGGTCAACCTATCGTGGCCTACATGGGTGACGATTCCCGCGGCGAATACATGTACAAGTTTGTGTCCGCAGCCAAGTGGGACGCTGCTGACGCCAACGCCAGCAACCGCATCGCTGTGGGCGACAAGTACCTCGACAAGGGCACTTTGTTTGTCGCAAGCTTCAAGGACGACGGCACTGGCACCTGGATTGAGTTGTCGATGAATAACCCCATCGTTGCAGCCAACCCCGACTTCGAGTTCAAGTCCGACGCCGACGTGGCCATCTTCACCCGCTTGGCTGCCGATGCGGTCAGCGCAACCAAGATGGACCGCCCTGAGTGGGGTGGCATCAACCCACGCACCGGCGACTTCTACATGACGCTGACCAACAACAGCAACCGCACCGTCGACGGCGACATGGGTGCAGACGCTGCCAACCCGCGCGTCTACAGCGACATGAAGAACGGCAAGGAAAGCAAGGGCAACGTGAACGGCCACATCATCCGCGTGGCTCAAGCCAACCCGGCTGACACCGCCTTCAAGTGGGACATCTACTTGTTTGCCTCGGAGGCTGATGCCGATAAGACCAAGGTCAACCTGTCCAACCTGACCGACGAGAACGACATGTCTGCCCCCGATGGCTTGGCTTTCAGCCCCGCCACCGGCTTGTGCTGGATCCAGACCGACGACAGCGCCTACACCGACAAAACCAACTGCATGTTGCTGGCCGGCATCCCCGGCAAGGTGGGCGATGGCGGCAAGAAGTCTCTGAGCTACAAGCGCCCGGACGGCAGCGAAAAGCGTGTGGATACCTACATGGGCAAATCCCAGTCCCCTGACATCCTCAAGCGTTTCCTGGTCGGCCCCGTGGACTGCGAAATCACTGGACTGTGCGAAACACCGGACGGCAAGGCCTTGTTCATCAACATCCAGCACCCCGGTGAAAACACACCGATGGCTGAAGTTGGCAACCCCGCCAAGTACACCAGCCAGTGGCCTGCCAACGCAGGCTACGGAGCTGGCAAGCGCCCTCGCTCCGCCACCATCGTCATCACCAAAAAAGATGGCGGCGTGATCGGTAGCTAA